The following coding sequences are from one Streptomyces sp. NBC_01232 window:
- a CDS encoding secondary thiamine-phosphate synthase enzyme YjbQ: MADTFVSRTIDVTTGDRETVHDLTDACAAFLREVAGGRSGLLNVFTPHATAGLAVIETGAGSDDDLLKALESLLPADDRWRHRHGSPGHGRDHVLPAIVPPHATLPVIDGMLELGTWQSVTLVDTNRDNPRRQVRLSFLGC, translated from the coding sequence ATGGCCGACACCTTTGTTTCACGAACGATCGACGTGACGACCGGAGACCGGGAGACCGTCCACGACCTGACCGACGCCTGCGCCGCGTTCCTGCGGGAGGTGGCCGGGGGCCGGAGCGGACTGCTCAACGTCTTCACGCCGCACGCGACCGCCGGACTCGCCGTCATCGAGACGGGAGCGGGCAGCGACGACGACCTCCTCAAGGCCCTGGAGTCCCTCCTGCCCGCCGACGACCGCTGGCGGCACCGGCACGGATCCCCCGGTCACGGCCGGGACCACGTACTGCCCGCGATCGTCCCGCCCCACGCGACGCTGCCCGTGATCGACGGAATGCTGGAACTCGGAACCTGGCAGTCCGTCACCCTCGTGGACACCAACCGGGACAACCCGCGGCGTCAGGTCCGGCTGTCCTTCCTCGGCTGCTGA